The following DNA comes from Hippoglossus hippoglossus isolate fHipHip1 chromosome 12, fHipHip1.pri, whole genome shotgun sequence.
GTccggtagtggacttttaggcgagtcgaatttgaatgtcggggcttgtacggaggcatgttgtgttttgtttctgttgttttattacgtctgaagatggGGTCACTTTAGCTGAGACACTGTTGACCCCTGAgactcctgaagtgttttgtggactcaaacacttcacccaccctccatCCTCATATCGGTGAGGAGACAATGagtcaattttcatttttcggtgaactatcccttttattCTGACGATCAGTGCAGCTCAGTGAAGACGCAGAAATAAATAACCACAACACAGATCAGCTGTTTGGATATCATGGCGGAAAGCAAGCGTGAAGTTTGTATAATGGAGCCTTCATCTAAATATGcatttccctctgaaatcaAAGGGAGCaaccacaggggggggggacttgcCATGAAGCTAATTCAGGTCATAACAATCCAAAATACTCAGATCATGAATATTCCTACTTCTCCACGATGGAAATGAGCAACATGAAAGCAGCACACGCCGAACAACAATCCCGACAAATCATTACAAATGCTAATATCGCACACAGCCAAAAGTtcacaggaggaaaaaaggcagaaaaattatccacacaagtaaacaaacaacactggaGACGTTAGCTCACATGTGCTTACCTGGTTAGCATCTTAGCAGGGTTTAGCTAGCAGGTGTATTTGCCCCTGAGGCTCTAAGCAGCGTTCAGGGTCCACAGTTCCTCCGATATTCCTTCACAAAGACGTCCTGTAGTGACATAACGTGGCTGTGGGCTGGTTAGCATCTTTACGTCAAGTTAAGGAGTTTCCACTGATGTTTCCAGCAGTGATATGTTAGCTAGCATTATTAGCATAGCAACCAATGGCGACAGAAATGCGGAAGTGGTAGTTTAAATATCCCGCCCAATCACGAGGGGTGCGTTTGATTTAGGTGAAGGGGTCACTTGTTATTTGAGCACCACAGTATTAACTGGGTGGAGCTTCTGTTGAGGTAATAATTCTAATAcaaatactaatactaatacaaatattaagaagaagaagaagaagaagaagaagaagaagaagaagaagaagaagaagaagaagaagaagaagaagaagaacattatTTGTAtgtaagtaaaaaaaagtgctttacaaaaaactaattgaaattcacaaacaataataataagatacAGATTATAAAAGTCATAGACCTCATACGATAAGTTTATATAAGATTGTGTCACATAATTTctgcagatttctttttttttattatttaggtATGTTTTGTCCCTGTCCTCTCTGAAAGTGATTAAATATCTTTTCCTATAATCTTGAGTTTATAAAGTACTTTTAAATTTCGTGGTATTTACAGAGATTTCTTGCTTTCTGCTCCAAACATTACTCTAAGAAGTTTAGCAGAGTCTAAGGAAGTGATGGTGATTCACGTCGTTCATTTCTATTCAGCAGCAGCTTGCAGACTGAGATTCCATCTGCATAAATGCATCTCTGATTTTCATGACTGATGTCAGGTTCTTGAGTTCAgtctcactttctctgcagcatttttCACATTGTTCTTTAATCTTCCCAAGTGCAGCATTGACAGCAGCTTCATTTAGTTCTGTGTTTCCCAAACTTTCCTTCGGCAGCCAGAGGTTGCAGCTTTAATTGGGGCGACTGCATGTACAGTTTACTGAAGTGGGTTAATggagaaaaagggggaaaccACTGAACTATAACATCTCACCTCCAGGAGGAGATCTAAGCATGCAATTTTACAGAGCGCTGAACAAGCCCTTTGTTGTGTTGGTaaagtgcattttttttgttcttctcttgCCCCGGGCGGCCTCCAGCAggtaaacaataaaacaagcGAGACACGTGAAGGCTCCAATTCTGTCACAATCAGCACTTCTCAGTTGCTGACGTTGGGTTTCAGGGTCTCTTATGTACCGCGGTGGGGGCAGAACACACCAGTTCAGGACCTGGAACGGCCTCTGAGCCGCATTTGCACTGCATCTCACATGACATTGTGTATCGTGTATTACATTGTTCTGCAGCGAGCCCCAATTTGTGATTGGTTGTATCCATGGAGACCTGGCCAATTTCAAACCTGCCCTTTGAAGTCTTTTTATGCTGATGTTTTCGTGTTCATGCTGCTTGTAGAATGGATGATGCTTTTGTTAAGGTCAGTCTATTTTCTGCAGTTCTTCATTAAATATAACAGATCAAGCAGCAATTTTTCtgtgcaaatacattttctttggaTTTAGATTTGAGCATtgggatttaaatgttttcccaATGCACCTACACCATTTTGACCATTTCCAGGTACAATGTATGTGTTGTGTGCTGAATTTAAATTCAGTTGATATTGATGTAATGTTCATCTGTGGTTTGGAGGTTAATCAAACGCTCCTTTGATGAATCCTTAACCTAAAACCACCTTCACTGAAGCCAGAagctaaataaacatttaatatttcaaaaattATGGAGAACCTGAAAATAATCAGTCATTTCTGCCAGTTTTCTCCTGTGGGCAGAGGCCATGCAGTGAGTGAGGATCAGCACAAGAGGTCAGTGTGACACTTCATGTCCATTTCCAAGGTGGAACCTCCACTGATGTGAGGCTTAAATTCGTATAAATATAGATAACATAGACCACAAAGGTTTAATTAATTTAACATAATGTTTATGAACATTAATGCAAATGTAATCACTCATTTTTCAGTACGTTATTAAAAGGCTCACAGAAATCTTACAGGAGATTAAGACATTATGTGTTTGATAGTAGTTTTTAAACCAGATATTTTAATTACTGGTATATACTGACcgatttaattacatttaaacaggaCCGGTATGAGAGATGTCATGTAAATAAATTGCATCATTACTTCTGCAGCATCCAGTGGCCATAAGAGAAACTGCAGTTCAAATCACTGAGGTATTATCCTCTACATTCACAAACAAAAGATTTCCTCTTGAATAAACATAAAATTACAAACTTCTTCTCAAAACAATGCACAGAGCACATGAACACAGTCGTACTAAAGAACCCTGCTCCAGTCATGTTGCAGGAAAACAATGGCAGACGTAGAAAATGCGTCATCATGTCAAAGAAAAGGAACAAAATGTGATATTCAGAGAATCCCACAGCTTCTGACATGTTGTGGTACACAGCACCCACTGGTGGTGTGTCTGTGGAACCTCATAAACAAAGCCCAATAATATCACAACCAGACCCAAACATTACAAAGgcaataatattttattcaaatgatgATCAAGATACAGTATGTAtggaatcatttatttaaatgtccagTCTTGTTGCAGAGGACCTCACATGCTATGACAATACAGTGTTGTGTGATAGTATGTTGGCATGCATTCAGGGGgaagacccccccacccccccccaccccacagctctttattaaaatgaattacaCCACAGAATTCAAAACCATGTGAACAATAAATGTTAATCACATACTGTAGCCTTTTTCAAAAACTGCGTTAACTacaagtttaaatatttaaatagtaTGTATAAAATATCTATCACACCgcattgttttgtgtcttgCACCGTCACCCTGCATTTAGACGTCAACTGTCCTTCCCTCACTTCCTGTTGGTCATGGACGGAAAATATTCCCACCAGAGGTAAACTTGCCTTATTTCACTCAAATTAAAAGCTTAATCTGAATCTGCAGCAACTTCCAGTATGTCAGAATGTGTAATTATGAGTAGAAGGCATATTTAAATGAGGTGGCATTGCAAAgtctgaaatacatttttggctATTCTGCAATAATTGAGTTAATGACAGGCTTTAAAATATTGTTAGCTATCGTTGTTTATCATGCAAATATAATAAACagaaagggtgtgtgtgttttaaaaagttccGATTGgcaatttaaaggaaaatataaatcCAGATTGCTCGTGTCTATTTGCAGCATGAATTAAATATCTGGtaaagaaaagtgaagagaaTGATTCAAACTCGTACAGCCGTCCCGAGTGAGTTTGCACACTGCATGTGACAAGCTGACAGAGCGACACCACTGCaccacacagagaaagacacaccATATGCATAGTACTAGTcagacaacagacacacacttggtACAGTTCAGAGTGACATGCAAGTAGTaaggtaaaaaataaatgaatccaaAGTCCCTTTTCTTATACATTCAACACTTAAGTGCTGAAGTCATTCATGTGTGGAAGCATTGAAATGTTACAAACCATATTGTGTCGTTATTCTATGTTAACATCACGTGACTATCTCTACTTTTACACTAATGccagagaaaatgaagaaaaacaaagaggaaacacaaggagCAAAAGTGGAAATGTGCTAATTTTACTGCTTTGGGAtcatcaaaaatgaaaaaacatgaaaataaagaaaaatattttatagttagtttatatataaatatttgcagACTGGCCCAGTCCTTCAATCAACGATAACACAGAGTTTCTTTATAACAGCTCAACACCTCTATAGATATGCATAGATTTGTACAAAACACATCTGCAGCTGCACTATGCTCTCCCCTCTCAAAACTtaaatgctgcagcagctctggtaATTTAATACGAACAAATAGTTTAAAGGTTTGTCTGTTTAAGGTACTGCACTTTACAACATTATATATGATTAAAGTTTTTTGGTGTCCTGAAAATGTgcgtttaaataaaaaaacagtgatTCTTAcgatacaaaacaaaacaagtgagAACCTTCCCAATTTGAACGTGAGGTTGGAGTCAcgattttctcttttcagtgtGAAACCGCAAACAAGTGCATGTTTGTCCAATTAATAGCAGAGAAATATAAATAGCGTAAAAATATCAAGCAAATACCAACAAATATTCAACTGCTCACTTGAGAAAAGTCTCACTGAAGCAAAAGCTTTGCAAAGAAGGAAATCCCCTTTTTAAATCTAAGCTAGTGAAAAGTAATGATGAATTTGCAAAGCAACATATCAACAGTTTTTAAAGCTTTCTACTGATTGTAGTAAATGAAAGACTCAGTGGTAAGACTGAAATAAGAAAGAATTGCATCAAACAAAGTGTGTCCTGTGCCAGTGTTCAGAAATAGCTTATACCGTGTTGCATTGGGAAAGTAAACACATGCATTCAGTGGCGTAAACATTTTATCGCTgccctttttttccattttttgggggaaaactGTCCAGATGATTCACTCTGAAATATTTGACAAAACTGGGCACTGCCGCTCTGAAGCACAGCGAGCCAGACAATCATCGTCAAGAAAAACCTGCTCCAATGGAGAGCAGGTCGAGGTGATGGCGAATACAACCATCCCTCACCATTAACCGTCAACCACGCCACCCGTTACCTGAAAGTATCGTCAAGTGAGGACAAGGAGGAAACACGAGTGGCTAAACtacaagtaaaacacaaaactgtaCAGTTGAAGCCTGAGACGAAGCATGCACAAACTATACATGCATGCAGGGTAAGAAGAGAGGAGACTGGTTTGggtgatgagagctgcagacaAGTGCAATGTTCAGGAGGATCCTCTCTACAAGTCCCCCTTTAAAGCCTCGGGAAATGGAGAACAAGCAAATGGTCGTCAAAGTGCCTCAGATCcgtcactttctctcttttctctgcgtCCGCTCCACCTCCACCAGGAAACGTATGTAGGCGTAGGCCGCCAGTATAAAAGCGCGAGTAAAGGGGTGTCGTGCAGTGGGGCGTCGTGGATTGTGGACCCTGTGCATCAGGAGAGAGCCTCATCTTCTCCCACGTAGGGCAGGTCCAGACTCCTCATGCCATCACCACTCTCCTGCTTCCTGAAGGACACATCAGAGACACAGCTTTCATTACAGCAACTGACACCAattacagactgtatataaagatggacaacatgtcggCTCCTAGAAAGTGAAGCTTAAGTGTCttgatggccccctggtggctatctgcagtttaggtcataaactctgcctcctccatattagcagatgggaaatggatcaaactaaaaagtcactgatgtttgttccagTGTTAATGTGTACTAACAGGACCTCACAGCGTATCTATCTATCCCTTCATATCTGGGGTATTTTACCTTCATTTCTGGATatgaaaatagagaaaagaaaagtcgtccatctttatatagactTTATGAAACCAACCATTTCATTGTGACGTAATGCAGGGCAGCAGGCACAAAGGAAACCTGGCAAGCTGTTAACTAGCATCGCTCATACACGAGGGGGAAATTCAGCAAAATAAAGCTGGGAAATGTTTCTTTCCAAGGACATACATGAGGACACTATGTCCCAGTTATGTGCTTTTGGAAAAGTGAGGACTCTTCATGCAAAGAATGAATATCATCTTATCAATTTAAATAGATGCTCTGGGCTCTTGATGAACTTACTGAGGACAAAAATTACACTGGAAATACTAATATTTTAAGGTTAAAGTTTTTTTACCTTTAAGAAATAGAAGAATatgagaaatacaaaatacagaaGTATAAAGTAAATATTCTGGCAGATGCTAGAGGATGTTTACAAGCTGCGAAAACAGGAGAGAATTTGCCACCAAAGCCACATTGGGAAATGCAGCTGCTTCTATCATGCCAGGGATGTTAATGTGCAGTCGCTACCACTTTACTACAATAATACTGTGTTTTCCTCCAGGTATTTACCTtctttgtttacagtgtatGTAGCAGTATTTCACTTTGCCTGCTCTGCCTTTCCTGCAgggcaggagagggaggagagaaataaTAACTGTTTACTTGACAAACTACCTGACAAGCATCAGCTGGCAACAGCTCTTAGTCAGTTTATGTTGGTGACAGCACACTGCTCAGAGAACGCTGACTCCTAATAATACCTCAAATCCTTTGTTAGAGTTCAAAGTTTTTGTTTAAAGCTGTAAACAATCCTTACACGAGCGTCTGCCCTGGAGCACACAAGCTGCCGCGGTCCTCTTTGCGGCCCCAGTCGAAGGGGTTCCCAAAAGAACGCTTCCTCAGCATAGTTCTCACCATGATCTGAtgaagaacaacacacacattaatacagcATGCTTCACTTTCTTTCTAAACTATGTCTGGTTTCAGAACAATGGGGTTGGGCTAACatgaatatgtatattttattacttAGGGGAATTCATAGGCTTATTATTGCTTTCTAAGCGAACAGCACCTAAAAAAACTGAGACAAAAACGAGTTCTTGAACTCACCACTGTAGCCAGGCTGGGGATGTGTTTAACAGaattctccacctcctcctccgtgaCCTCGATCAGCATACAGCAGTTGTCATCCTCTGGAGGAAGTGGCTCCGCGCCGTGCCTTGTTACCCACGGATGCACCTGGACACAGGCATGAGACAAGATAAGATGTACGTTTATAAATCCATCAGACACAGCAGcatgttaaaatgtttctaCAGGTGATTTCCTTCATTCTATGTGTGAATCTCAAACTTGGTTTAATCCCAAATATCGGACACAACCAGCTGAACCGAAAAGGAGAGTTTACCTTAATCTGTGCGACTGATATCCTGGTCTCTGGATTCTTGTCCAACATTTTCAGCAACAAATCTTTGAGATCATCTGATATGTCAGCTCTGTTGAAACAGTGAAAGTAAAAGGTTAATCATATAAAtaacttattatttttaaaatgcatattGTAGGTTTAATTTATAGCTTTAACAAGCAGCCATTTAATACAATAAACGCGACAcaaaatgaggaggaggagcagaactGACTGTTCAGGTAACACCACAGGCTGTGTCTTGATTTTCTGATGAAGACTGAGGATGCGCTCATCCATAAAAGGACACTGTGAATGACAGAGCAGTATATTTTAATGGGGGATCAGCAGATTGTCATTGAGGAGTGACTCGGCAATAACAACCAGTATCACAGACTCACCACTCCAAAGACGAAACAATAAAGTGTCACTCCCATGGCCCAAACATCCAAAGCcttaatgggaaaaaaacacgttgtaaaatatatattataatatcagTGCATCATTATacacaaaaaaagtatttgGTATCATGTAAAACATAGAAATGTCCCTGCATTTCTGAAAGTCATCAACAGAGGGCGGTAGTGAGCTCAGTACCTTTCCAGAGAAGTTCTTCCTGGTTTCTGACAGAGCTTCGGGTGCCAGGAAAGCAGGAGTTCCCACTGTGCTGGTCAGAAGAGCATCGGTTCCCTCAAACTGGTTACTGACTCCAAAGTCCGCTATCTTGATGTGTCCGTCTTCTCCCACCAACAGGTTGGAGGGTTTGACGTCTCTGTGGATGATCCTCTGGTAATGTACtgatgaaacagaaaacaaggtcccatttattataattattatattatgatttgaGTATTTGAATTTGAACTTGACGGCTTGTACCCATGCAAAGTAATCTTGCATTAGCAGGAAGTTGGATAAACATTACAGCAGTtactgataaaaacaaacaaacaaacaaacatgaacaccgGTAATTCTTTCTTAAGATATGTAAATCCACCTTAAATCATCTCAAACGTACTAATCTGTTTGGAATTTATGTTTTAACTAAACTGCCTTAATCTTGACACCAccattatataatttaaattttgtCATCTACAACTCTTTGCTGTATGAAAATACGGAATATTTGAGAAAATTACTACAGACTATTTTGGGGATATTACTGTGCATTAAGATGATTTAGGGCTTTGCATCAGGattcttttattctgaaatgtagaaaggaaaaaaagacacagcagAATAAAGGCGATGCATATCTGTATCTCTACTAAAAGAATAAGTGTCAATCTGGTATTTATTCTCCAAGGCTGAGCTGAAGTATTTCAGGGACACCACCATTTATTTCAAGTTGCAAATCAAaagaaatctgaatctgagctgAATTGATCATATTGCAGCTGACTCAATACTGACTCACCATTGAATCatagtgttttgtgttttaaagattatattgtttttgtaattCATCCGATTATGGAGAGTGTGTGTAGTAAAATAACAAGTCATCTAAGAAAGACACATACACAACCTCAATCACCCAATTCTTGGCTTCATACAACGTTATCACAGGTTGCTAGGGAAGAATAACAGGAGGTTTGATTTGGAAGACTCACAATACTCAATTCCCCTGAGCAGATCCTGGAAGTAGAAGCGTGCCTGGTCCTCGCTTAAAGGTTTATCTGTTGGTACCTCCATCACAGCCCTGAATACGTGAACACatgacaggcacacacacacacacacacacgtacacacacacaattagcaaTCATAACTAATGGGATTGAGCTCATTCCAGTGCCACAATCATCACCATAAAAGAGGCTTAGCTTACCCTTGCTTCACCAGCTCAAACACTgcgacagaaacacacatgagGTTAGGGATGAAAGCTTTTCACTTACCAAGacacagaaaactaaaaacaacatcTTTTCAAATGACCTTGTATTGTATTTGCTTTatgcatgactgtgtgtgtgtgtgtgtgtgtgtgtgtgtgtgtgtgtgtgtgtgtgtgtgtgtgtgtgtgtgtgtgtgtgtgtgtgtgtgtgtgtgtgtgtgtgtaatgttccAAAGGCTGGAGGACTGGCCCCAACGTACCCATGTACAGATGGTCCTCGCTGGGGTCGTCCAAAACCTGGCACCGaagcaaagaggagaaaaaatgAGAGTAAATTCaagcacacactcacgcacaatCATCTTTTGTGTCTGgtaaaaattaataaaaacgaTTTTGTGTATTGTTAAAGTTGATTAACAAAGCTATAGTCTATAGTATAGTACATTAATTTAATGGTATAATGCAGTTTTGGTTGCATTTGAGTGTTTTCAAAAGGCTGCAGGTTTTTTAGTCAGTCCTGTGTAGATGTGTTCGAATCTGTTAGTTTACTGCTCCATTGCAAATTGAAATATTTCTCAATAGATTtagttgttttgatttttagctttctttctttccatgaCACTCCACTGAGGCCACTCTTCAAATCGTTCCATTAGCAAAATGGCAGTATACCTTTGTTGCTCCttggagagaagagaagcaaCGACAAGCCTGTTTGTATTTTGccagtttgttttagttttagtttttgctgCTTAAATATCATTTCttgaattgtttattttctgaatctACTGTAACACCTGAACTTCTTCTCTCTCTATATACATTTTAACAGACCTCACCTCCACTAGTTTTACTACATTGGAATGGTCCAGCTTTTTCAGGATGGCAATCTCTTGATAGACCCGCTCCAGGGGACCTTTAAGATGAGGGGGGCCCTCAGGGGCTGCTTTGGCTCCACGAGGGGGAGGTCTTCCTGTTggaggacaaaaacaaagtagGTGAGGAAGGATGGAGACTTTTGATAGGACAGTGTTAATGTACCACTGTAGCATTATAAGTGACCGtgctctctgctgtgttaacCATCTGCCGCTGGCTCTAGACTTACGTGGGAAACCTGCCTGCCTCATCAGCCTCCTCTTGGACAACACCTTCATCGCCTACAGGagcgagagggggagagatagaattggagagaggagaggataagagagaggaggtgggagagacaTTGGGGAAGAGATCCAGAGaaaggacaaagagagaggaatACAAAAAAGAGTAAGATACAGCAGAGCGAGGTGATGCATAGCCGACAGTGCACCCACTCACACCCACAGATAAATATCCCCGGGCCTTAAGATTTATCTTTTCACCTTGAACATCgtttgtgtttatgtggctATGGGTCATCTGGGAAAAAGGATTCTCAAAGCTATAAAAGCATTGACGCGTTTCTGGCCTGTAAACAAATTGCTCCAGAAAATGTGAACATAATAATATTTGTGAAATATCTTGAGACAATATGAACTCTGAGAGTTtgactatatataaaaatgtctgCATCTGGAAATCttgtttgattttgaaatgAAGATGTTAAACATAAGTGAAATTTGGGCATATTTTCTGAATGTACATACAAATTTTAAAGGGTTACAAAAACTAGTATGTCCTGTTATCTTAGTAATTATTGTTACTAACTAATAATTACATAAAAATCCTTTTAAAAACCAATAATCCTGAGATAAACAATATACAATTTGCTCTTTTTTAGATGCAAGATCACAAACTGAAGCTCTTCTCACTAGTCTAGCTCAGATGTGGCTGCCTCCAACACATGACTGCACAACATCTCAAATTGATTTTAATACCACGTGAAAGCAGATGGTATTCTGCGACTACCTGGAAAGCCCTCACTAATGCCGTGCAGATGTCTATTCGGTACGAATCAAAGCTCTTTCTGACCATTTTTGAAACAACTACTCGAGCTGACAACCATTGAGGCTGTCGTGAACTGAGACAGTGCGACACAGCAAGATTGTTTGAAGGATATTTCCCCTCTTTGGGGCAGATTTTCTGAATACCTAAaaatttcaattttaaatgtaattttcttaaTAGCCTCAATACCCTCAGTTATTCCAGCAATAATATAATCGCTGATTGCGACATGTGGGCTTTGTCACTTGGGAGGAATATTAAAATAATCCCCATGTCATTATCTGTCAAATCACGCGGCTTTATGAGAACTGCAGCAACAATCATGAGCAGCAAACAGAAAAGCTTgagctgatttgtttttacagctcaGCAGAGAGAGGCACAATTAACCGGAGACATTTTCAAACGTGGAGGTTTCACTTGAAATCACACCAGTAATCGTgaaggggggcgggggggcagaCACAAtgcctctctctttgtctgcgtgtgtatgtgagtaGTGAtagggaagaagagagaagtgagagaaatCACATCTGTATGTATATGGGCATGAAGAACTCACATAGTAGGTGTTGTCGTCCTCATTGTACGCCAGCTTCACAACACCATAGGAGCCCTGGTCCGGGAGAGAGTAATTAACAGAGAGTAGAAGCCAATGAAGAGACATTGAGCAGCTGTCAAttctttatgtttaaaaaaaataaatatcacactATGTGCAAAGCAAATGTTCTAAATACACACgggaataaatataaaaaaacacatagagagagaagggaagtGCGTGGGCTGACAGTGTACACTGAGAGAGTACCAGCTGCTTCAAAGTGAGAACAGACAAATTCAaatcatctctccctctctctttcattttggATTTCAGGCTAATTAAGGAAACTGGATCTGGTTTGTGTTATCAAGCTcccctgcccacacacacacacacacgcacacacacatgaaattCAGGATAAAAACTAGGTCCAA
Coding sequences within:
- the LOC117772073 gene encoding calcium/calmodulin-dependent protein kinase kinase 2 isoform X1, with the protein product MFPCHVSPWPSAEPPASCGSHAPQAQPSQPLPDLLCSCPAPPLNTTSQMPSPDPMESLIVITEYEPSRPTGEEEVEDMDSSETPEPASSVAAPFPTSSCDLLSHTVCRSASLLPESQEQRGRLNMSDRKLSLQERSQSLASPCSSPGLNGRYIYPSLPYSPITSPHSSPRFLRRPTVESHSVSITDLQDCVQLNQYKLKDEIGKGSYGVVKLAYNEDDNTYYAMKVLSKRRLMRQAGFPRRPPPRGAKAAPEGPPHLKGPLERVYQEIAILKKLDHSNVVKLVEVLDDPSEDHLYMVFELVKQGAVMEVPTDKPLSEDQARFYFQDLLRGIEYLHYQRIIHRDVKPSNLLVGEDGHIKIADFGVSNQFEGTDALLTSTVGTPAFLAPEALSETRKNFSGKALDVWAMGVTLYCFVFGVCPFMDERILSLHQKIKTQPVVLPEQADISDDLKDLLLKMLDKNPETRISVAQIKVHPWVTRHGAEPLPPEDDNCCMLIEVTEEEVENSVKHIPSLATVIMVRTMLRKRSFGNPFDWGRKEDRGSLCAPGQTLVKGRAGKVKYCYIHCKQRRKQESGDGMRSLDLPYVGEDEALS
- the LOC117772073 gene encoding calcium/calmodulin-dependent protein kinase kinase 2 isoform X2, encoding MFPCHVSPWPSAEPPASCGSHAPQAQPSQPLPDLLCSCPAPPLNTTSQMPSPDPMESLIVITEYEPSRPTGEEEVEDMDSSETPEPASSVAAPFPTSSCDLLSHTVCRSASLLPESQEQRGRLNMSDRKLSLQERSQSLASPCSSPGLNGRYIYPSLPYSPITSPHSSPRFLRRPTVESHSVSITDLQDCVQLNQYKLKDEIGKGSYGVVKLAYNEDDNTYYAMKVLSKRRLMRQAGFPRRPPPRGAKAAPEGPPHLKGPLERVYQEIAILKKLDHSNVVKLVEVLDDPSEDHLYMVFELVKQGAVMEVPTDKPLSEDQARFYFQDLLRGIEYLHYQRIIHRDVKPSNLLVGEDGHIKIADFGVSNQFEGTDALLTSTVGTPAFLAPEALSETRKNFSGKALDVWAMGVTLYCFVFGVCPFMDERILSLHQKIKTQPVVLPEQADISDDLKDLLLKMLDKNPETRISVAQIKVHPWVTRHGAEPLPPEDDNCCMLIEVTEEEVENSVKHIPSLATVIMVRTMLRKRSFGNPFDWGRKEDRGSLCAPGQTLVKQESGDGMRSLDLPYVGEDEALS